In the candidate division WOR-1 bacterium RIFOXYB2_FULL_36_35 genome, CATATTGATATAGATGGGAAATCGGAAGATGAGATAAAAAACATCGGGAAAGAGAAAGGGATAGAGGGGGCGCTTGAAATAGGGGTCGGCAAGGTTATCAATGAATTGTATGATAAATTTGTCGAACCGAATCTTAGACAGCCGACGTTTATAATTGATTATCCAATCGAAACATCTCCGCTTGCCAAGAAAAAAAGAGATAATCCCCGTTTGGTTGAAAGATTTGAATTGATTGTTGCCGGCATGGAAATAGCCAATGCTTTTTCCGAGCTTAATGACCCAATCGATCAGAGGGAGCGATTCCAGAAACAAGCAGACCTTAAAGCGGCAGGTGATCTTGAAGCTGAATCCATGGATGAAGACTTTTTGCAGGCTTTGGAGTATGGCATGCCGCCAGCAGGCGGGCTTGGGGTTGGAATCGACCGCCTTGTTATGCTTGCGACAAATTCTCCATCAATTAGAGATGTGCTGCTATTTCCTCATATGAGACCGTTGCTTAAAAATGAAGATATGGCATGAAAATTGCTATATATTCTTGAGGAGGCGCTAAAATATGGCAATTACGAAGGAAGATATAGAAAAAATGTCAGAAGTTTTTCTTACAAAGACGGAATTTCGTTCTTTCACTGATGAAAATTTATCAGTAAAGAGTGATGTTGCGGTACTGAAAAGTGATGTTTCGATACTGAAGAGTGATGTTTCGATACTGAAAAATAAAGTTTCTGACCTTGAAGTCTTGATGTCAAAATTTGACATAGGGCAAGAACAATTGATTAGAGGTCAAGATAAATTGTTGAAAATGTTTGAAAATTTATTTACTGAACAAAAAATAAATTTTGTTCAATATAGACGGCATGATGACCAACTAATTAACCATGAGGAAAGAATCGTAACTTTAGAGGCAAAGGTTTAATTGATGAAAGTTGTAGATATATTTGAAAAAGATAAACTTACTCTCTCTTTTGAGTTTTTCCCGCCTAAAACAGAAGATCAGGAAAGAAATCTTTTTTATGTGATTTCGGAACTTAAAAATTTTAATCCTGATTTTGTCTCTGTAACTTATGGCGCTATGGGGACAACACGAGACAAAACATTTTTATGGTCCAAAAAGATCAAGCATGAGCTTAAAATTGAACCCGTTGTACATTTGACTTGTGTTTATGCAGATAAAGATACAGTGGAAAAGCAGGTCAGGGAATTAAAAAAATACGGGATAGAAAATATCCTTGCCCTAAGAGGAGATCCTCCCATTGAAGATATTTATATTCCGCCTAAAAACGGGTTTTTATATGCAAAAGATCTTGTCTCTTTTGTAAAAGAAATTGCTTGTGATTTTTGTGTCGGAGTTGCG is a window encoding:
- a CDS encoding methylenetetrahydrofolate reductase [NAD(P)H], whose protein sequence is MKVVDIFEKDKLTLSFEFFPPKTEDQERNLFYVISELKNFNPDFVSVTYGAMGTTRDKTFLWSKKIKHELKIEPVVHLTCVYADKDTVEKQVRELKKYGIENILALRGDPPIEDIYIPPKNGFLYAKDLVSFVKEIACDFCVGVAGFPEGHCSISDLSVDTNYLKEKIESGAEYVITQMFFDNRYFFDFKERCEKKEISVPIIPGIMPITNVGQIKKMTQICGATIPKELLNKIEKHSSDYASVMEIGVEHAIKQTLELVKNNVLGLHFFVMNQSGPVSKVLSAL